From a region of the Aeoliella mucimassa genome:
- a CDS encoding FxLYD domain-containing protein, with product MLSAVALSIACCLATSAEAREIKSVKFEVLDSSSVGLPFTPRKVEWVLGKVRVEGTVRNTSPDDYEWIEVVYTALDRNGNVLGSDVWHVTPLQLASGEIGEVDGDLINTKGRIPSVIQVEIVGETP from the coding sequence GTGTTGTCCGCCGTCGCGTTATCGATTGCTTGTTGCCTGGCCACGTCGGCCGAAGCCCGCGAAATCAAGAGTGTTAAGTTCGAGGTACTGGATTCGTCCAGCGTTGGTTTGCCATTCACTCCACGCAAAGTGGAATGGGTACTCGGCAAAGTTCGCGTAGAGGGAACGGTTCGTAACACGAGCCCCGACGACTACGAATGGATCGAAGTGGTTTACACCGCGCTCGATCGCAATGGCAACGTTCTCGGTAGCGACGTCTGGCATGTTACCCCGCTGCAACTCGCCAGCGGCGAGATCGGCGAAGTCGACGGCGACCTGATCAACACCAAGGGACGCATCCCTAGCGTGATCCAGGTAGAGATCGTCGGCGAGACTCCTTAG
- a CDS encoding helix-turn-helix domain-containing protein: MKKHIVCLDHQARGGLEQLARSGARAAQVVRRCQILLKSDSGCTDEEIAEHVGCTTRNVRAVRKRFCEEGVQRAVYDAPRSGRPPEFTKRQQQQVIALACSEPPEGRARWTLELLCEHAVKEGFVDSLSVTEVSLWLKEHDLKPWRKKLGACPS, translated from the coding sequence ATGAAAAAGCACATTGTTTGCCTGGACCACCAGGCCCGTGGAGGTTTGGAGCAGCTAGCACGCTCAGGCGCCCGCGCGGCGCAAGTGGTGCGTCGCTGCCAGATATTATTGAAATCGGACTCGGGATGCACCGACGAAGAGATCGCCGAGCATGTGGGCTGCACGACGCGCAACGTCCGAGCCGTCCGAAAGCGGTTCTGCGAAGAGGGCGTCCAGCGGGCGGTGTACGATGCGCCTCGCTCGGGCCGCCCCCCAGAGTTCACCAAGCGGCAGCAGCAACAGGTAATCGCCCTGGCGTGCAGCGAGCCGCCCGAGGGACGGGCTCGCTGGACGCTGGAATTGTTGTGCGAGCACGCGGTGAAGGAAGGCTTCGTCGATTCGCTCAGCGTGACGGAGGTCTCGCTGTGGCTCAAGGAACACGACCTGAAGCCGTGGCGAAAAAAACTTGGTGCGTGCCCAAGCTGA
- a CDS encoding IS630 family transposase, translating into MPKLNDEFCERMEDVLEQYEKPLDPNEPVVCLDEQPYQRVDDARPPEPAAPGKIAKQDYEYRRCGTCSVFVAVEPKAGKRFVQAKRHRKRADFARFVRDLLKRYPDAERVHLVMDNLNTHNEKSLIETFGEEAARPMLERIVWHFTPKHASWLNMAEIEISAIQRQCLGRRLASLDKVQSELSHCSRDRNRKKIKINWTFHRKDAKRVFPELYRK; encoded by the coding sequence GTGCCCAAGCTGAACGACGAGTTCTGTGAGCGGATGGAGGACGTCCTCGAGCAGTACGAGAAGCCGCTCGACCCGAACGAGCCGGTCGTCTGCCTCGACGAGCAGCCCTATCAGAGGGTCGACGACGCGCGGCCGCCCGAGCCCGCGGCACCCGGCAAGATCGCGAAGCAGGACTACGAGTACCGCCGCTGCGGAACCTGCAGCGTGTTCGTGGCGGTCGAGCCGAAGGCGGGCAAGCGATTCGTTCAGGCCAAGCGTCACCGCAAGCGAGCCGACTTCGCCCGGTTCGTCCGCGACCTCTTGAAGCGCTATCCCGACGCAGAGCGGGTTCATCTGGTGATGGACAACCTCAACACGCACAACGAGAAGTCGTTGATCGAAACCTTTGGCGAGGAGGCGGCTCGGCCAATGCTGGAGCGGATTGTGTGGCATTTTACCCCCAAGCATGCCAGTTGGCTCAACATGGCCGAGATCGAAATCTCGGCCATACAGCGACAATGCCTGGGACGTCGGTTGGCTTCGCTCGACAAGGTTCAAAGCGAACTCTCCCACTGTTCACGCGACCGCAATCGGAAGAAAATCAAAATCAATTGGACCTTCCATCGAAAAGACGCCAAACGCGTCTTCCCTGAACTCTATAGGAAATGA